The Bradyrhizobium sp. CCBAU 53340 nucleotide sequence CTTGCTGATTCTGCTGCTTGCCCGTGACAGATTTTCAAGCATCGCTCGAGGCCCACTACGAAATAGCGGCGTGGAAACAGCAAGCAAGGGGCTGCTCAAGCATCTGTCGCTCCTGTTCGTCCCAGCCGGCATTGGCGTCGTGGAAAAGCTCGATCTCCTCGCGACGCACGGGCTCGCTATAATATTGATCCTTGCTGTCTCGGTCATGGTGACTTTGCTTGCGACGGTTCTGACGTTCCGCCTTATCAGTCGGCTGTTCAGCGAGGCACCGTGAAGGACAATCCGTTCTCCCTCTGGGTCTATCTCTCGCAATCCCCGTTGCTTTGGTTGACGGTCACCTTGCTGGTCTATGCAATCGCGGATGCCGTGTCGCTTGCGCTTCGCCGTCATGCCCTTGCCAATCCCGTGCTGCACGCGGTCTGGATCATCGGCGCGTTTCTATTCGCAACTGGCACGCCGTATGCGATCTATTTCGGCGGAGCGCAGTTCGTGCATTTCCTGCTCGGCCCGGCAACCGTCGCGCTCGCGGTCCCGCTATACGAAAATCGCAAGATTGTCCTTGCCTCGATCGTGCCGATGCTGGCAGCGCTCGTTGCGGGCTCGGTCACGGCCGTCTTCTCGATTGTGCTGCTTGCGGAGGCTGCCGGCCTGCCTCGCGAGGTGATCCTGTCCCTTGCCCCGAAGTCGGTAACGGCCGCGGTCGCAATGGGCATCAGCGAAACGCTGCAGGCGGATCCGTCTCTGACGGCAGTCGCGGTCATCCTCACCGGGATCATGGGAGCGACCGTTGTCACGCGATTGATGAACCGTACCGGCATCACCGATTTTCGGGCTCGTGGCTTTGCGGCAGGAATCGCCGCGCACGGGATCGGCACCGCGCGAGCATTTCAGGTGGACGAGGTGGCTGGCGTGTTTTCTGGAATTGCTATGAGCCTAAACGCACTAATCACATCTTTCCTCGTACCGCTAGCGCTCACAGTGCTAATGAGATGAGCGTCGGGTTTTTGTATCGGCTCCGCACTAGCTCGCTATCGATCTTGATGGTTGATAGCGTCACTGGCCCGATCTTCACTGGGCCGGGGCAGTCCACCCTACGCACTCACAGAATAGGTTCCTTGAACCCAATC carries:
- a CDS encoding CidA/LrgA family protein gives rise to the protein MLASLSLILLCQLAGEVITRGLGLPLPGPVLGLLLLLILLLARDRFSSIARGPLRNSGVETASKGLLKHLSLLFVPAGIGVVEKLDLLATHGLAIILILAVSVMVTLLATVLTFRLISRLFSEAP
- a CDS encoding LrgB family protein; translation: MKDNPFSLWVYLSQSPLLWLTVTLLVYAIADAVSLALRRHALANPVLHAVWIIGAFLFATGTPYAIYFGGAQFVHFLLGPATVALAVPLYENRKIVLASIVPMLAALVAGSVTAVFSIVLLAEAAGLPREVILSLAPKSVTAAVAMGISETLQADPSLTAVAVILTGIMGATVVTRLMNRTGITDFRARGFAAGIAAHGIGTARAFQVDEVAGVFSGIAMSLNALITSFLVPLALTVLMR